The sequence GTTGTGATGAGTGGCTATGAGAATCGTCCACCTATGGTACAACACACAGTCGATTGGTGTGCCTTTTTTCATAGTAAACGTCGGAATTTCTTGGCAAAACTGGCTTATAGTATTATGGGGCTCGAACGGTACAGTAATATAAATCACAGCTGTCCATATGATGTGAGTAGGCATAGTTTAAATATTCTATTGATTTCGAATGTTTTCAAATTaactaatttataaattttttttttcgtctagCACGATTTGCTTGTTGATCACTATCCATTCGATGGCAAAGCGGTTGGCAAAGTGCTGCCATTTGGCAATGGTATATTCACCTTCATCACAAAATGGTACTTTAATAATATATTCAATGGTGAGATTAAAATACGTTTTCAAGCATTTGAAAGAtaagcaaaagttttaattaatcattctcgaacaaaaaaactgtcaccatttgtttaataaaatacctaaaaagttataaaaactaTTCTTCGGGCTGAAATCTATAAAGACAACCTTATTTGAGTACGGAAACCTCTCATATGAAAATATGGTGACCATTTTAAAACCAGAGCATTAGCCAAATATTTTGACCCATATCCCTAAAATAGCAATAGAAAACCggtcaaacaagaaaaaaatttcatttcagctTATTTATCTGTCAGTGCAgaggattccggcgagcccgaaaaaacaattggtaagacgaggaatgtcatgctgccgc is a genomic window of Anastrepha ludens isolate Willacy chromosome 6, idAnaLude1.1, whole genome shotgun sequence containing:
- the LOC128867042 gene encoding uncharacterized protein LOC128867042; this encodes MEHVSRDVYEVTISSALYQKPANNITLICSVVMSGYENRPPMVQHTVDWCAFFHSKRRNFLAKLAYSIMGLERYSNINHSCPYDHDLLVDHYPFDGKAVGKVLPFGNGIFTFITKWYFNNIFNGEIKIRFQAFER